In Mycobacterium sp. Aquia_216, a genomic segment contains:
- a CDS encoding DinB family protein translates to MTVPQRVMIGDERAVLENALDHARVSLTATVSDLSEAEARRRLVASSTTPIGLIKHAAVVERYWFQHFWAGWDDSRCDGSVTAGDMSFVVESQETIADVTAEFVRAVRRSRIVTADADLGSARHHPRYGPIQLRFVYLRLIAEYSRHAGHADILREQIEALRAEPN, encoded by the coding sequence GTGACCGTGCCCCAACGCGTCATGATTGGCGACGAACGTGCGGTACTGGAGAACGCCTTGGATCATGCTCGGGTTTCGCTGACGGCCACGGTCAGCGACCTCAGCGAGGCCGAGGCCCGCCGTCGGCTGGTAGCGTCGTCGACGACGCCGATCGGGCTGATCAAACACGCTGCTGTCGTCGAACGGTATTGGTTCCAACACTTTTGGGCCGGCTGGGACGATTCGCGATGCGACGGTTCCGTCACCGCTGGAGATATGAGTTTCGTGGTCGAGTCTCAAGAGACCATCGCAGATGTGACCGCGGAGTTCGTGCGGGCAGTCCGACGCAGTCGTATCGTAACTGCCGATGCCGATCTCGGCAGCGCCCGGCATCATCCCCGTTACGGGCCAATACAGCTGCGCTTCGTCTACCTGAGGTTGATCGCCGAATACTCTCGCCACGCTGGCCATGCCGACATCTTGCGCGAGCAGATAGAGGCTTTGAGGGCTGAGCCGAATTGA
- a CDS encoding SDR family NAD(P)-dependent oxidoreductase, protein MSTGLTGKSALVTGATSGIGQATAITLSQRGAHVFVAGRNEERGRAVVDLIRSAGGGAEFLGGDLHDASTARELARRTLSAAGGTIDILVNNAGSGAMGPTAEFSEAELDALFAVNVKVPFYLVAEIAPAMALRKKGAIVNVSSMAAQVGMAGMSAYGATKAALNLLTRHWTAEFGPQGIRVNSVSPGTVRTPAVAMIDDSTIEAMAAQIPARSIARPEDVAQAIAFLASDDASHIYGAELNIDGGASAT, encoded by the coding sequence ATGAGCACCGGGCTGACTGGCAAGTCCGCGTTGGTGACCGGCGCGACGAGTGGCATCGGACAGGCAACCGCAATTACCTTGTCGCAGCGGGGAGCTCACGTCTTCGTCGCGGGCCGGAACGAGGAGCGCGGGCGCGCCGTCGTGGACCTGATCCGGAGCGCGGGCGGAGGAGCGGAATTCCTCGGTGGCGATCTGCACGATGCCAGCACGGCTCGTGAACTCGCCCGACGCACGCTTTCGGCTGCGGGCGGAACCATCGATATCCTGGTCAACAACGCGGGATCAGGAGCCATGGGCCCCACAGCAGAGTTCAGTGAAGCCGAGCTTGATGCGCTCTTTGCCGTCAACGTCAAGGTCCCCTTCTATCTGGTCGCCGAAATCGCTCCGGCAATGGCTTTGCGAAAAAAGGGCGCGATCGTCAACGTCTCATCAATGGCGGCTCAGGTTGGCATGGCCGGGATGTCGGCCTACGGAGCGACTAAGGCCGCGCTCAACCTGCTTACTCGACACTGGACCGCGGAGTTCGGCCCGCAGGGCATTCGGGTGAACTCCGTGAGTCCGGGCACAGTCCGCACGCCTGCGGTGGCAATGATCGACGATTCCACCATTGAGGCCATGGCCGCTCAGATCCCGGCGCGCAGCATTGCGCGTCCAGAAGACGTAGCCCAGGCCATCGCGTTTCTCGCGTCCGACGACGCCAGCCACATCTACGGCGCGGAGCTCAATATCGACGGTGGCGCTTCCGCGACTTAA
- a CDS encoding Rieske 2Fe-2S domain-containing protein, protein MTPEENELLTRIGPGTPMGEYFRRYWHPLFLAQELPGPDCDPVRTRILGEDLVAFRDSAGKVGVLDAFCPHRRAAMYYGRNEEGGLRCVYHGQKFDTDGRCLDYPAAPPGSKLKDKAFIKSYPTYETGGLIWVYLGPRELMPPRPPELPFTNMPTEDLVIVKYLLECNWLQNIEGDLDTEHIAFMHTLLVDDGTMMYDEEALKTDLQPRRLWMDTEFGQAQSTRWTRQAGGYYWRVNLHVLPSHMMIPFPGGHRGETSFWVPIDDTHTFRILVIGRETLPLIPGPDGEPTRLASFIPIESKPGTYQLADGVTIDTPHAVYRRHNNYGLDRQRQRTYNYTGMPSLPTEDQAITESMGPIHDRSQENLAAGDTPIIALRHRLMKEVTNFQEGIEPTAPACPEVFNVVPVEARSHIEDLDALLKEKAKENLSAQQASALLNS, encoded by the coding sequence ATGACGCCGGAAGAAAACGAACTACTGACGCGCATCGGCCCTGGAACGCCGATGGGCGAGTACTTCCGCCGCTATTGGCACCCTTTGTTTCTCGCGCAGGAGTTGCCGGGGCCGGATTGTGATCCGGTGCGTACCCGCATCCTCGGTGAGGACCTCGTCGCCTTCCGCGACTCGGCCGGCAAGGTCGGCGTCCTTGACGCCTTCTGTCCGCACCGCCGCGCCGCCATGTACTACGGCCGCAACGAAGAAGGCGGCCTACGCTGCGTCTACCACGGCCAAAAATTCGACACCGACGGACGCTGCCTGGACTACCCGGCCGCCCCACCCGGAAGCAAACTCAAAGACAAAGCCTTCATCAAGTCCTACCCCACCTACGAAACCGGCGGCCTCATCTGGGTCTACCTCGGCCCCCGCGAACTCATGCCACCCCGCCCCCCGGAACTGCCCTTCACCAACATGCCCACCGAAGACCTGGTGATCGTGAAGTATCTCCTGGAGTGCAACTGGCTGCAGAACATCGAAGGCGACCTCGACACCGAGCACATCGCCTTCATGCACACCCTCCTCGTCGATGACGGGACGATGATGTACGACGAGGAAGCGCTCAAGACCGACCTTCAACCTCGGCGGTTGTGGATGGACACCGAGTTTGGTCAGGCGCAGTCAACGCGATGGACCAGGCAGGCCGGCGGCTACTACTGGCGTGTCAACCTGCACGTGCTACCGAGCCACATGATGATCCCCTTCCCGGGCGGTCACCGTGGCGAGACCAGCTTTTGGGTGCCGATCGACGATACGCACACCTTCCGGATCCTGGTGATCGGCAGGGAGACCTTGCCGTTAATTCCCGGTCCGGACGGTGAACCGACGCGTCTCGCCAGCTTCATCCCGATCGAGTCGAAGCCGGGCACTTACCAGCTCGCCGACGGCGTCACCATCGACACACCACATGCCGTCTACCGTCGGCACAACAACTACGGACTCGACCGCCAGCGGCAGCGAACCTACAACTACACCGGCATGCCCTCGCTTCCGACCGAGGACCAGGCCATCACCGAAAGCATGGGCCCGATCCATGACCGCAGTCAGGAAAACTTGGCTGCCGGTGATACACCGATCATCGCGCTGCGGCATCGACTGATGAAGGAAGTCACCAACTTTCAAGAAGGCATCGAGCCAACCGCACCAGCTTGCCCCGAAGTCTTCAACGTGGTGCCCGTCGAGGCGAGGTCGCACATCGAGGATCTCGATGCCCTTCTCAAGGAAAAGGCCAAGGAAAACCTGAGCGCGCAGCAAGCGAGCGCGCTGTTGAATTCGTAG
- a CDS encoding PDR/VanB family oxidoreductase, producing the protein MELIPGSEQLRVRAMKWEAEYVLSLSLTRDDGSDLPEFAPGAHIDLHLQPDLIRQYSLCSDPKVRNEWKVAVLREPEGRGGSEYVHTVLRPGITLPVSAPRNKFPLVDAESYLFIAGGIGVTPLVPMIKQVAATGKQWRMVYGGRRRKSMAFVDELARLGPQVEIVPQDEAGILDLKTAIEPLSSDTAVYCCGPEGLITAVETTCRDLGRSAPHVERFAKRSDVNGQAEEHGEDRAFQLVLTKSGKQCTVPVGKTIIEVLKEEGIFVPTSCEEGYCGACETRVARGIPDHRDDYLTPEQQASNKVMMVCVGRARSAEIVLDL; encoded by the coding sequence ATGGAACTAATTCCGGGCAGCGAGCAGCTTCGCGTTCGGGCTATGAAGTGGGAGGCGGAATACGTCCTGTCCCTGTCTCTGACCCGGGATGACGGTTCGGATCTACCCGAATTCGCCCCCGGCGCACACATCGACCTCCATCTGCAGCCAGATCTCATCAGGCAATATTCGCTATGCAGTGACCCCAAGGTACGCAACGAATGGAAGGTCGCCGTGCTCCGGGAACCGGAGGGCAGGGGAGGGTCGGAATACGTACACACCGTCCTGCGGCCCGGAATCACGCTGCCGGTGTCGGCTCCGCGCAACAAATTTCCCTTGGTTGACGCCGAGTCCTATCTCTTCATCGCCGGCGGTATCGGCGTGACCCCGCTGGTGCCCATGATCAAACAGGTCGCGGCCACCGGCAAGCAATGGCGGATGGTGTATGGCGGGCGACGGCGCAAGAGCATGGCGTTCGTCGACGAACTCGCTCGTCTGGGTCCTCAAGTCGAGATCGTTCCTCAAGACGAAGCCGGGATCCTCGATCTCAAAACGGCAATCGAGCCGTTGAGCTCCGACACCGCCGTATATTGCTGCGGTCCGGAGGGGCTGATCACCGCGGTCGAGACGACGTGCCGCGACCTGGGTCGCTCGGCGCCGCACGTAGAGCGGTTCGCCAAGCGCAGCGACGTGAACGGGCAAGCCGAGGAGCACGGTGAGGACCGGGCATTCCAATTGGTCCTGACCAAGTCTGGCAAACAATGCACCGTCCCCGTTGGAAAGACCATCATTGAGGTGCTCAAGGAGGAAGGGATTTTCGTGCCGACCTCGTGCGAGGAAGGATACTGCGGCGCTTGCGAAACACGGGTCGCGCGAGGCATACCCGACCACCGTGACGACTACCTCACCCCGGAGCAACAAGCGTCGAACAAAGTGATGATGGTATGCGTCGGACGTGCTCGGTCCGCGGAAATTGTCTTAGATCTCTGA
- a CDS encoding acyl-CoA dehydrogenase family protein — protein MQRSIFTPDHDSYRASVAAFLSTKVVPSYPKWEADGIVDRDLFTSAAELGVFEEVPEEYGGSGRTDLRYNAILAEEAARLAVSPAITGLTLQADVAMPYLLQAASKGQKRRWLPKVATGEIITAVAMSEPGTGSDLSGIRCRAIRDGDHYVVDGAKTFITNGINADLIIAVVRTGEHPHQGLSLLGIERGTEGFERGRRLEKVGMHAQDTAELSMVGARVPTFNLIGAEGAGFLALTRNLARERLSVAVAAVATASAALEWTIAYVRSRTAFGKPVGMLQNTRFVLAELATEIDIVQQYVDACVMAANEGRLDAIDAAKAKWWTTELQGRAVDNCVQLHGGYGYMLEYPIAKAFIDSRASRIYAGTNEIMKEIIGRSLLSK, from the coding sequence ATGCAACGGTCAATATTCACACCTGATCACGACAGCTATCGCGCGAGTGTGGCGGCATTTCTGTCCACGAAGGTGGTCCCGAGCTATCCCAAATGGGAGGCCGACGGCATCGTCGATCGTGATTTGTTCACGTCGGCCGCCGAACTCGGTGTGTTCGAGGAAGTTCCGGAGGAGTATGGCGGGAGCGGTCGCACGGACTTGCGCTATAACGCGATCCTTGCCGAGGAGGCAGCCAGATTGGCGGTCTCTCCGGCGATAACAGGTCTGACGCTGCAAGCCGACGTCGCGATGCCGTACTTGCTGCAGGCGGCCTCTAAAGGTCAGAAGCGCCGCTGGCTTCCCAAAGTGGCCACCGGAGAAATCATCACCGCCGTCGCGATGTCCGAACCCGGCACGGGCTCGGACTTATCGGGCATTAGGTGCCGTGCCATTCGTGACGGTGACCATTACGTGGTCGACGGAGCCAAGACCTTCATCACCAACGGCATCAACGCGGATCTGATCATCGCCGTGGTACGCACGGGTGAGCATCCTCATCAGGGTTTGAGCCTGTTGGGTATCGAGCGTGGCACCGAAGGCTTCGAGCGCGGCCGGAGGTTGGAGAAGGTCGGGATGCATGCTCAAGATACTGCTGAGCTGTCGATGGTCGGCGCACGCGTGCCTACCTTTAATCTCATCGGAGCTGAAGGCGCGGGATTTCTTGCATTGACTAGAAACCTTGCGCGAGAACGACTTTCCGTTGCAGTGGCTGCTGTCGCCACCGCGTCGGCCGCCTTGGAGTGGACCATCGCCTACGTGCGTTCTCGCACCGCCTTTGGCAAGCCAGTTGGGATGCTGCAGAACACTCGATTCGTGCTTGCCGAACTCGCGACCGAAATCGATATCGTTCAACAGTACGTCGATGCGTGTGTAATGGCTGCAAACGAAGGGCGACTGGACGCTATCGACGCCGCCAAGGCGAAGTGGTGGACGACCGAACTTCAGGGACGAGCCGTCGACAACTGCGTCCAGCTGCACGGGGGCTACGGTTACATGTTGGAGTATCCAATCGCGAAGGCATTCATCGACTCTCGTGCCTCTCGGATCTACGCAGGCACTAACGAAATCATGAAGGAGATCATTGGCAGGTCGCTGCTGTCGAAATGA
- a CDS encoding class I adenylate-forming enzyme family protein, producing MTAVEKVAGEVQRIRRFDGPWPDLSLARDVNVSSVVTRAARSRGDHEALVYQDQRLTYRELDAAIDRVAFQLHDMGVYDGHFVITLARNSANVVVLYLALARLGAVNVPLNPMLTATEILELVQRTQPVLTVHTAEFNETASVLENSGYRVVDMPEGENGISEDHWFRTTPAPAVPFDPAPGGARPACVVFTSGSTSKPKGCVKTHANFMWHSMNMHLGWKRSQDDVEYFCIPLSGIGFPNFVLTIFSAMGTLVVDRVSARNSAATMERERVTTTFLPATAAETILLGDGARGRDLSSLRAVHLSYRMTPEFRAALVAQYGPIFNNGYGSTEGALICGTPDSFIANATSHGVPRGVDEVVIGNPDGTIAPVGERGEILLKGPCVMAGYLDDPAATTETLRDGWLHTGDIGHFDERGELHFDGRLKDIIKTGGYNVSSEEVEAAIVSLPGVADAAVFGVADARWGEAVRAVVVLDPGAGWTEATLGTELRQTLAAFKCPKSILFADDLPRNPGGKLVKAAIVESHGGIV from the coding sequence GTGACCGCGGTGGAAAAGGTTGCCGGTGAGGTTCAGCGCATCCGCAGATTTGACGGACCGTGGCCCGACCTGAGTCTGGCTCGCGATGTCAACGTTTCCAGCGTCGTCACCCGGGCTGCGCGAAGCCGCGGCGACCACGAAGCGTTGGTCTACCAAGACCAGCGCTTAACTTATCGAGAACTCGATGCGGCCATCGATCGTGTCGCATTCCAGTTGCACGACATGGGCGTGTATGACGGCCATTTCGTCATCACGCTCGCCCGGAACTCCGCCAACGTAGTCGTGCTGTATTTGGCCCTCGCGCGGCTGGGCGCGGTCAACGTGCCGCTGAATCCCATGCTCACGGCTACCGAAATACTTGAACTCGTCCAACGCACGCAGCCCGTCCTGACCGTGCACACCGCCGAGTTCAACGAGACGGCCTCAGTGCTGGAGAACTCCGGCTACCGGGTCGTCGACATGCCGGAGGGCGAGAACGGCATAAGCGAAGACCATTGGTTCCGAACGACGCCCGCGCCCGCGGTGCCCTTCGATCCGGCACCAGGGGGAGCACGGCCGGCATGCGTCGTCTTCACGTCCGGATCGACGTCGAAACCTAAAGGCTGCGTCAAGACGCATGCCAACTTCATGTGGCATTCGATGAACATGCACCTTGGCTGGAAGCGTTCGCAGGACGACGTCGAGTACTTCTGTATCCCATTGTCCGGCATAGGATTTCCTAACTTCGTCCTAACGATTTTTAGCGCGATGGGCACCTTGGTCGTGGATCGGGTATCGGCACGAAATTCCGCAGCCACGATGGAACGCGAACGCGTCACGACCACCTTTTTGCCGGCCACCGCCGCCGAGACGATCTTGCTGGGCGACGGAGCCAGAGGGCGCGACCTCTCCTCGCTGCGAGCGGTGCACCTGTCGTACCGCATGACACCAGAGTTCCGTGCCGCGTTGGTCGCGCAGTACGGACCCATCTTCAACAACGGCTACGGATCGACGGAAGGCGCATTGATCTGCGGCACGCCCGACAGCTTTATCGCGAATGCGACCAGCCACGGTGTGCCGCGCGGGGTGGACGAAGTTGTGATCGGCAATCCGGACGGCACTATCGCGCCGGTCGGCGAGCGCGGGGAGATTCTGCTCAAGGGGCCATGCGTGATGGCCGGTTACCTCGACGACCCGGCAGCCACTACGGAGACGCTACGGGATGGCTGGCTGCACACCGGCGACATCGGTCACTTCGACGAGCGGGGCGAACTCCACTTCGACGGTCGGCTGAAGGACATCATCAAGACTGGCGGATACAACGTATCCAGCGAGGAGGTTGAGGCCGCCATCGTGTCGCTGCCGGGGGTTGCTGACGCTGCAGTGTTCGGCGTCGCCGACGCGCGCTGGGGTGAAGCGGTGCGGGCCGTCGTCGTCTTGGACCCTGGTGCCGGCTGGACCGAGGCCACGCTGGGCACAGAACTGCGCCAGACGCTTGCGGCTTTCAAGTGCCCCAAGTCAATTCTGTTCGCCGACGACCTGCCCAGAAATCCGGGCGGCAAACTCGTGAAGGCCGCAATCGTCGAGTCCCACGGCGGAATTGTCTGA
- a CDS encoding DUF3891 family protein, with product MIVQSPEIEGGQSFVVRQIDHSQFAGQLAVHFGNEVFAPLEPAELVMPLVAEHDQGWVELDDQFVADPNTGLPYHLNKTPLPLALPTSSLSPDRAEAQHPFIGLLSSMHSYGLFSGRYELLSNDNAGSLQIQFPPDQQRPVEELLAGELERQSRLRGQLLANPATAHLADDRLVKRTYKALEFFDLVALYVQCEHPSRHAPQEFPHIPVDDDPANDVTITVTPLGDGRYLMSPFPFDVDPFTPITVGRYLTPQPPGTDLQALWNAAPVALQMVEFCS from the coding sequence ATGATCGTACAGAGCCCGGAAATAGAGGGCGGCCAATCGTTCGTCGTCCGCCAGATCGATCACTCCCAGTTCGCGGGCCAGTTGGCCGTGCACTTCGGAAACGAGGTATTCGCTCCGCTCGAGCCCGCCGAACTGGTGATGCCTCTGGTGGCAGAACACGACCAAGGGTGGGTCGAGCTCGACGATCAGTTCGTCGCCGACCCGAACACTGGGCTGCCCTACCACCTGAATAAGACGCCGCTACCGCTTGCACTGCCCACCAGCTCGCTGTCGCCGGATCGGGCTGAAGCCCAACATCCATTCATCGGCTTACTGAGCAGCATGCACAGTTACGGACTCTTCAGCGGTCGTTACGAATTGCTGTCCAACGACAACGCCGGTTCGCTGCAAATTCAGTTTCCGCCAGATCAGCAACGCCCCGTCGAGGAGCTTCTGGCGGGTGAACTCGAACGCCAGAGTCGCCTGCGCGGCCAGCTTCTCGCGAATCCTGCAACGGCTCACCTAGCCGACGACCGTCTCGTCAAACGAACGTACAAGGCTCTCGAGTTTTTCGACCTCGTGGCGTTATACGTGCAGTGCGAGCATCCGTCCCGACATGCCCCGCAGGAATTCCCGCACATCCCGGTGGATGATGACCCAGCCAACGACGTCACGATCACCGTGACGCCACTGGGCGACGGCCGGTATCTCATGTCGCCGTTCCCTTTTGACGTAGACCCGTTCACACCCATCACGGTGGGGCGATACCTGACGCCGCAGCCCCCGGGAACCGACCTACAGGCACTGTGGAATGCCGCTCCGGTGGCACTGCAGATGGTTGAGTTTTGCTCCTAG
- a CDS encoding Rieske 2Fe-2S domain-containing protein: MTEVMMEPTTRAPELEFHRDRGIPASWYRIAWSQEVRTDTLLDLHYFGADLICFRTSAGDVRVFDARCAHLGAHLGDGCLVDGEVVCPFHGWKWNSNGENTLVPYADRPTRQRLRAWRTCEVNGMVFVWYDRDGNAPTWTIPSYAQFEDDAYLDYYPDYCDEWREAKVHPQQLPENTADPAHITYVHHAADVPEVKRFESDGPKFTVELCYVWGGDKPKSWLTPNGPVQGGLIAESWGLGFIATTFKGIHPTLQFTGATPIDAAGRTSHVFTAIVVGKGRTGDLSADEFASRLARHFFDQVEADLPIWARQSYIEHPPFPKLEARCYRTLRGWADGFYGTPQ; the protein is encoded by the coding sequence ATGACGGAGGTAATGATGGAGCCCACCACAAGGGCTCCCGAGCTGGAATTTCATCGCGACCGCGGGATTCCGGCCTCGTGGTATCGAATCGCATGGTCGCAGGAAGTCCGGACGGACACCCTGCTCGACCTGCACTACTTCGGTGCCGACCTGATCTGCTTTCGCACCAGCGCCGGCGATGTCCGAGTGTTCGACGCGCGCTGTGCTCACCTAGGTGCCCACTTAGGCGACGGATGCCTCGTCGACGGTGAGGTAGTGTGCCCGTTCCACGGATGGAAGTGGAATAGCAACGGCGAGAACACACTTGTGCCGTACGCCGACCGGCCCACGCGTCAGAGGCTGCGTGCGTGGCGGACCTGCGAGGTCAACGGCATGGTGTTCGTCTGGTACGACCGCGACGGGAATGCTCCCACATGGACCATTCCCTCGTATGCGCAATTCGAGGACGACGCGTACCTCGATTACTACCCCGACTACTGCGACGAGTGGCGCGAAGCCAAGGTCCATCCTCAGCAGCTTCCCGAGAACACGGCAGACCCCGCACATATCACGTACGTCCACCACGCAGCAGATGTGCCGGAAGTCAAGCGATTCGAATCAGATGGACCAAAGTTCACCGTCGAACTATGTTACGTCTGGGGCGGCGATAAACCGAAGTCTTGGCTCACGCCCAACGGCCCGGTGCAAGGAGGCCTCATCGCGGAGAGTTGGGGTCTCGGTTTTATCGCGACAACATTCAAGGGGATCCATCCCACTCTCCAATTCACCGGCGCGACACCGATTGACGCGGCAGGTCGGACTTCCCATGTTTTCACCGCGATCGTTGTGGGCAAAGGCCGGACGGGCGATTTGTCCGCCGACGAATTTGCCAGTCGACTCGCGCGCCACTTCTTCGACCAGGTCGAAGCGGATCTCCCGATCTGGGCACGCCAGTCCTATATCGAGCACCCGCCGTTCCCCAAACTCGAGGCACGCTGCTATCGGACCCTGCGTGGCTGGGCTGACGGCTTCTATGGGACACCGCAGTGA
- a CDS encoding thiolase C-terminal domain-containing protein produces the protein MISGIATIRPQPDAMSSAAMALAACERACADAGLAPSDIDGVVKLSYDGSISTMALAQQLNMGDLHIDAELPLGGGSVGAMLQMAAMAVEAGAARHVLCFRAVSGRQWMAQVGGPDLHRPYYLDTANYLRPAGWTGYMHVFAHLFDEHARRYGTTREALGNVAVDLMANAIAAGVRPEGDALTLDDYLAVPPRVGPFNKYDQFTIVDTASAAVVSPADHGSRCDRPVVEIAATTQSQGTKPMGWYDNSALRGSALDGAARVVARELYEAAGLSPRDIDVAHLYDCNTFSVLYLLEETMLCERGAAAALVGAGGALRAAGSRPVNTDGGDLASGYGHGFRHIVEAAHQLRGTAACQVPDAEFALVMGGAVGVTSGAILRRSNR, from the coding sequence GTGATCTCCGGTATCGCGACCATTCGGCCACAGCCGGACGCCATGAGCTCGGCGGCCATGGCATTGGCCGCCTGCGAAAGAGCGTGTGCCGATGCCGGACTGGCGCCGTCCGACATCGATGGGGTCGTCAAGCTCAGTTACGACGGCTCGATCTCGACAATGGCACTGGCACAGCAACTCAACATGGGTGACCTGCACATCGACGCTGAACTTCCGCTGGGCGGCGGCTCGGTCGGGGCGATGCTGCAGATGGCCGCCATGGCGGTCGAAGCGGGTGCTGCTCGGCACGTCTTGTGCTTTCGCGCGGTGAGCGGACGGCAGTGGATGGCACAAGTTGGGGGACCCGACCTGCATCGGCCCTACTATCTGGACACGGCGAACTACCTGCGTCCGGCGGGTTGGACGGGCTACATGCACGTGTTCGCCCATCTTTTCGATGAGCATGCCCGACGATACGGAACCACTCGAGAAGCGCTGGGCAACGTCGCAGTCGACTTGATGGCCAATGCAATCGCGGCGGGGGTTCGGCCCGAGGGCGACGCACTTACCTTGGACGATTATCTTGCGGTACCGCCCAGAGTCGGGCCATTCAACAAGTACGACCAGTTCACCATCGTCGACACTGCCTCGGCCGCCGTCGTCAGTCCGGCGGACCACGGGTCGCGCTGCGACCGGCCGGTTGTCGAGATTGCCGCTACCACGCAGTCCCAGGGCACCAAACCAATGGGTTGGTACGACAATTCAGCTCTTCGCGGATCGGCGTTGGACGGTGCCGCACGCGTGGTGGCCCGCGAGCTGTATGAAGCTGCTGGACTTAGCCCGCGGGACATCGATGTGGCGCACCTCTACGACTGCAACACCTTCAGCGTGCTCTATCTCCTCGAAGAAACGATGTTGTGCGAGCGGGGAGCGGCGGCGGCGTTGGTCGGCGCCGGCGGCGCCTTGCGGGCAGCGGGCTCCCGGCCGGTCAATACCGACGGGGGCGATCTCGCATCGGGTTACGGACACGGCTTCAGGCACATCGTCGAAGCCGCCCATCAACTCCGCGGAACGGCCGCTTGCCAGGTGCCTGACGCGGAATTCGCGCTCGTCATGGGCGGGGCCGTCGGGGTGACTTCCGGCGCCATCCTCCGTCGGAGTAACCGGTGA
- a CDS encoding enoyl-CoA hydratase/isomerase family protein, producing MPFSDGNKPLRPQPRTSGEAPPRLSFDEYAAKYAEYLEFERRDGILQVSLRNGDGWTPVWNQAWRDIGNDHDNKVVIITNEGAAWIDSPAPMSGGSGSLSDEFLNIYRDNLQTLHHQLFSMVMPTIAVVRGPALPGIHLELALMCDVTLCSDDAIFREMHAEVGVVPGDGQFLALQQLIGPKHAAYYAFTADAIDAEAALRLGLVSEVDTRERILARAWEIAAKMVAMSDISRYMTTQLVRRPWQRSYVEDAGFHLAHEMFAMAVDSMGGSGSVVDQWTASYLRSKQMGTGRGDDA from the coding sequence ATGCCATTTTCTGACGGCAACAAGCCTTTGCGTCCCCAACCGCGTACCTCGGGGGAGGCGCCGCCCCGCTTGAGCTTCGATGAGTACGCGGCGAAGTACGCGGAGTACCTGGAATTTGAGCGGCGAGACGGCATCCTTCAGGTGTCCTTGCGCAATGGTGATGGTTGGACACCGGTGTGGAATCAAGCGTGGCGTGACATTGGGAACGACCACGACAACAAGGTCGTCATCATCACCAACGAAGGTGCGGCTTGGATCGACTCTCCTGCCCCGATGAGTGGGGGATCGGGCAGTCTCAGTGACGAGTTCCTGAACATCTACCGCGACAATCTTCAAACACTGCACCACCAGCTGTTCTCGATGGTGATGCCGACGATCGCGGTGGTGCGTGGTCCCGCCCTGCCGGGCATTCACCTCGAACTCGCGTTAATGTGCGATGTCACACTATGTTCCGACGATGCGATATTCCGCGAGATGCATGCGGAGGTCGGGGTGGTCCCCGGCGACGGGCAGTTTCTTGCTCTCCAACAGCTGATTGGGCCAAAGCATGCGGCCTATTATGCATTCACGGCCGATGCAATCGATGCCGAGGCCGCGTTGCGACTTGGCCTCGTTTCTGAAGTAGACACGCGCGAGCGAATCCTGGCCCGCGCCTGGGAGATTGCGGCCAAGATGGTTGCGATGTCGGACATCAGTCGGTATATGACGACTCAGCTGGTGCGACGGCCGTGGCAACGAAGCTACGTCGAAGACGCCGGATTCCACCTGGCGCATGAGATGTTTGCGATGGCCGTCGACAGTATGGGCGGCAGCGGGTCCGTTGTCGACCAGTGGACGGCGTCGTATCTCCGTTCCAAGCAGATGGGCACCGGCCGCGGAGACGACGCATGA